A single window of Ischnura elegans chromosome 8, ioIscEleg1.1, whole genome shotgun sequence DNA harbors:
- the LOC124163524 gene encoding CCR4-NOT transcription complex subunit 9 isoform X3 codes for MLGSNRGMLVDTKGKKREVVPDLAPTLWHSFGTTAALLQEIVHIYPAVNPATLTAHQSNRVCNALALLQCVASHPETRSAFLQAHIPLFLYPFLHTVSKTRPFEYLRLTSLGVIGALVKTDEQEVITFLLTTEIIPLCLRIMESGSELSKTVATFILQKILLDDSGLSYICQTYDRFSHVAMILGKMVLSLAKEPSARLLKHVVRCYLRLSDNPRAREALRQCLPDQLKDSTFAGCLTDDKSTKHWLSQLLKNLETAGPGVGTDPRVGISPLAVQ; via the exons CAAGAAACGGGAAGTTGTTCCAGATCTGGCCCCCACTCTTTGGCACTCTTTTGGCACCACAGCAGCTCTACTGCAAGAGATTGTCCACATATACCCCGCTGTGAACCCGGCCACGCTCACTGCCCATCAGTCGAATCGTGTGTGCAACGCTTTGGCCCTCTTGCAGTGTGTTGCCTCTCACCCAGAAACTCGATCTGCATTCCTCCAAGCACATATCCCCCTCTTTCTCTACCCATTCCTGCATACTGTTAGCAAGACACGCCCCTTTGAGTACTTACGACTGACCAGCCTTGGTGTCATTGGTGCTCTGGTGAAA ACTGATGAACAGGAGGTGATAACGTTTTTGCTGACCACCGAAATCATCCCACTATGTCTACGAATAATGGAATCTGGGTCCGAGTTGTCGAAGACAGTTGCCACATTTATTCTGCAAAAGATTCTCCTGGATGACAGTGGGCTCTCCTACATTTGCCAAACTTATGACCGATTTTCTCATGTTGCCATGATTTTG GGAAAAATGGTGCTTTCCTTGGCAAAGGAACCCTCTGCACGTCTCCTGAAGCATGTTGTGCGTTGTTATTTGCGACTCTCGGATAATCCTAG GGCTCGTGAAGCATTGAGGCAATGCCTGCCAGACCAACTGAAGGACAGCACATTTGCAGGATGTTTGACAGATGATAAATCAACTAAGCATTGGCTGTCGCAGCTGCTAAAGAATTTGGAGACTGCAGGACCTGGTGTTGGCACTGACCCACGTGTCGGCATTTCTCCTCTTGCTGTCCAGTAG